The following are encoded together in the Bactrocera neohumeralis isolate Rockhampton chromosome 6, APGP_CSIRO_Bneo_wtdbg2-racon-allhic-juicebox.fasta_v2, whole genome shotgun sequence genome:
- the LOC126763296 gene encoding ras-related protein Rab-26 isoform X1, whose translation MRRTSSVCRVSQPTPHPTSHPTSVPAGSSSTATKMPINTRAQSDDTDHDSADIPRRESLHKPTWQYNIPGQSQPSTDTTNAPGKSINVTSDSDDEDDEYLRRPSIVKHHHYYQEKEVQQQLQLPTKPLQQLRRTSLHSGVCFKGTKNSGNTKITRHHTIASADLKPTADSSLPTRRRSSLTQSTRSFGLMMHNTGELSRTGNAHDTTAACPNFSRSMDSATFCRQAGRALMRMVSLGTQPNVHVAPPTSNVKTYADGEEEYDMMGKVIMLGDSGVGKTCLLIRFYDGKYMPHYYITTVGIDYRNKVVVVDGTRVKLQIWDTAGQERFRSVTHTYYRDAHALLLLYDVTNKTTYDNIRAWLGEIRDYTQDDVVIVLIGNKADCSNSERQVKREDGERLAREHNVPFMETSAKTGLNVELAFSAVARQLKCRGTVNGDDGKFNVHDYVRDNTQARTMCAQCKSM comes from the exons ATGCGCCGTACATCAAGTGTGTGCCGCGTCAGTCAGCCCACTCCCCACCCCACATCTCATCCCACTTCCGTACCAGCAGGCAGCTCATCAACTGCCACAAAAATGCCAATAAATACGCGCGCACAAAGCGATGACACCGATCATGACAGCGCTGACATACCGCGGCGTGAGTCCCTGCACAAGCCTACATGGCAATATAATATCCCCGGGCAGTCGCAACCGAGCACGGATACCACAAATGCGCCCGGCAAAAGCATAAATGTCACATCAGACTCAGACGATGAAGATGATGAATATCTGCGGCGCCCAAGTATCGTTAAGCATCATCACTACTATCAGGAGAAGGAAGTACAGCAGCAGTTGCAATTACCCACGAAGCCGTTACAACAATTACGACGTACCAGTCTACATAGTGGCGTTTGTTTCAAAGGCACCAAAAACAGTGGTAACACAAAAATTACGCGACACCACACCATTGCCAGTGCTGATTTAAAACCGACTGCCGACAGTAGTTTACCGACGCGACGCAGGAGTAGTTTGACACAATCGACACGATCCTTCGGATTGATGATGCACAATACTGGAGAGCTTTCACGGACTGGCAACGCTCATGATACAACTGCGGCATGTCCTAACTTCTCCAGATCTATGGATAGTGCAACATTTTGTAGACAGGCTGGGCGTGCTTTAATGCGTATGGTTTCGTTGGGTACACAGCCGAATGTTCATGTGGCGCCACCAACCAGCAACGTCAAGACTTATGCTGATGGCGAGGAGGAATACGACATGATGGGAAAG GTGATTATGTTGGGTGACTCTGGTGTTGGAAAAACTTGTCTGCTTATACGATTTTATGATGGAAAATACATGCCACACTATTATATAACTACAGTAGGCATTGATTATCGG AACAAAGTTGTGGTTGTGGATGGCACACGCGTCAAATTGCAAATTTGGGACACAGCTGGTCAGGAGCGATTTCGCAGCGTCACCCACACCTATTATCGCGATGCGCACG CACTTCTACTCTTGTATGACGTCACCAATAAAACCACTTACGACAACATTCGCGCTTGGCTGGGCGAGATCAGAGATTATACTCAGGACGATGTTGTGATTGTGCTTATTG GTAACAAGGCAGACTGCAGCAATAGTGAACGACAAGTGAAACGTGAGGATGGCGAACGTCTAGCACGTGAGCACAATGTCCCCTTTATGGAAACATCGGCAAAAACTGGATTGAATGTAGAACTTGCTTTCTCCGCTGTGGCCAg GCAATTGAAGTGTCGAGGCACCGTCAATGGTGATGATGGCAAATTCAATGTCCACGATTACGTACGAGATAATACACAAGCACGCACAATGTGTGCACAGTGCAAATCGATGTAG
- the LOC126763296 gene encoding uncharacterized protein LOC126763296 isoform X2 has protein sequence MRRTSSVCRVSQPTPHPTSHPTSVPAGSSSTATKMPINTRAQSDDTDHDSADIPRRESLHKPTWQYNIPGQSQPSTDTTNAPGKSINVTSDSDDEDDEYLRRPSIVKHHHYYQEKEVQQQLQLPTKPLQQLRRTSLHSGVCFKGTKNSGNTKITRHHTIASADLKPTADSSLPTRRRSSLTQSTRSFGLMMHNTGELSRTGNAHDTTAACPNFSRSMDSATFCRQAGRALMRMVSLGTQPNVHVAPPTSNVKTYADGEEEYDMMGKNKVVVVDGTRVKLQIWDTAGQERFRSVTHTYYRDAHALLLLYDVTNKTTYDNIRAWLGEIRDYTQDDVVIVLIGNKADCSNSERQVKREDGERLAREHNVPFMETSAKTGLNVELAFSAVARQLKCRGTVNGDDGKFNVHDYVRDNTQARTMCAQCKSM, from the exons ATGCGCCGTACATCAAGTGTGTGCCGCGTCAGTCAGCCCACTCCCCACCCCACATCTCATCCCACTTCCGTACCAGCAGGCAGCTCATCAACTGCCACAAAAATGCCAATAAATACGCGCGCACAAAGCGATGACACCGATCATGACAGCGCTGACATACCGCGGCGTGAGTCCCTGCACAAGCCTACATGGCAATATAATATCCCCGGGCAGTCGCAACCGAGCACGGATACCACAAATGCGCCCGGCAAAAGCATAAATGTCACATCAGACTCAGACGATGAAGATGATGAATATCTGCGGCGCCCAAGTATCGTTAAGCATCATCACTACTATCAGGAGAAGGAAGTACAGCAGCAGTTGCAATTACCCACGAAGCCGTTACAACAATTACGACGTACCAGTCTACATAGTGGCGTTTGTTTCAAAGGCACCAAAAACAGTGGTAACACAAAAATTACGCGACACCACACCATTGCCAGTGCTGATTTAAAACCGACTGCCGACAGTAGTTTACCGACGCGACGCAGGAGTAGTTTGACACAATCGACACGATCCTTCGGATTGATGATGCACAATACTGGAGAGCTTTCACGGACTGGCAACGCTCATGATACAACTGCGGCATGTCCTAACTTCTCCAGATCTATGGATAGTGCAACATTTTGTAGACAGGCTGGGCGTGCTTTAATGCGTATGGTTTCGTTGGGTACACAGCCGAATGTTCATGTGGCGCCACCAACCAGCAACGTCAAGACTTATGCTGATGGCGAGGAGGAATACGACATGATGGGAAAG AACAAAGTTGTGGTTGTGGATGGCACACGCGTCAAATTGCAAATTTGGGACACAGCTGGTCAGGAGCGATTTCGCAGCGTCACCCACACCTATTATCGCGATGCGCACG CACTTCTACTCTTGTATGACGTCACCAATAAAACCACTTACGACAACATTCGCGCTTGGCTGGGCGAGATCAGAGATTATACTCAGGACGATGTTGTGATTGTGCTTATTG GTAACAAGGCAGACTGCAGCAATAGTGAACGACAAGTGAAACGTGAGGATGGCGAACGTCTAGCACGTGAGCACAATGTCCCCTTTATGGAAACATCGGCAAAAACTGGATTGAATGTAGAACTTGCTTTCTCCGCTGTGGCCAg GCAATTGAAGTGTCGAGGCACCGTCAATGGTGATGATGGCAAATTCAATGTCCACGATTACGTACGAGATAATACACAAGCACGCACAATGTGTGCACAGTGCAAATCGATGTAG